A stretch of the Littorina saxatilis isolate snail1 unplaced genomic scaffold, US_GU_Lsax_2.0 scaffold_730, whole genome shotgun sequence genome encodes the following:
- the LOC138954577 gene encoding tigger transposable element-derived protein 4-like: protein MEGEKRTRSNTMTLKRRIEVINVVEANPLKKKKLIAEAFGISNSTLSTLLKDREKYKKYYYSGQTNPNKRRVRGPKLGNVDEALVQWLAQARAANTTINGRVLKGRATAIAQELGITGWTCSEGWIHRFKHRYNLSFGNSKGEILRICGFFGFFTHLSNW, encoded by the coding sequence ATGGAGGGGGAGAAAAGAACACGGTCCAACACCATGACCTTAAAACGACGCATTGAGGTCATCAACGTGGTGGAAGCCAACcccttgaagaagaagaagttgatcGCCGAAGCTTTCGGCATCAGCAACTCCACCCTGAGTACACTCCTGAAGGACAGGGAGAAGTACAAGAAGTACTACTACAGCGGCCAGACCAACCCCAACAAGAGACGCGTGCGGGGGCCCAAACTGGGCAACGTGGACGAGGCTCTCGTGCAGTGGCTGGCACAGGCCAGGGCAGCCAACACCACTATCAACGGCCGGGTACTGAAGGGGAGGGCGACGGCTATCGCCCAAGAGCTGGGTATTACCGGGTGGACGTGCAGCGAAGGGTGGATACACCGCTTCAAGCATCGCTACAACCTGTCCTTTGGGAACAGCAAGGGTGAGATTTTGAGaatttgtggtttttttggtttttttactcacctgagtaattggtga